A stretch of Vannielia litorea DNA encodes these proteins:
- a CDS encoding DUF1775 domain-containing protein, whose amino-acid sequence MLNHSFLAACGLTLMAATAHAHATLEQAEATVGATTKITLRVPHGCEGEATHTVRIEIPEGFYAVKPMPKPGWALETEIGAYETPYDNHGTMMTEGVRAVVWSGGDLADAHYDEFVLRGSVGKQFDGGEVIYFPAVQTCANGVADWTDTSGAPDVPNPAPKLTLVAADGADAHAHAGHAGHGMADKVTLGALEITAPAAAATLPNQPVAGGFVTITNTGAEDDVLVGASSAVAGRIEVHEMAMEGDVMKMRALAEGLAVPAGETVTLKPGGYHIMFMDLAGPMEAGTSAEVELEFRDAGKVVVTFPVKPRDEIGAGGHAHGGHGHSGHEGN is encoded by the coding sequence ATGCTGAACCACAGCTTTCTGGCCGCCTGCGGCCTGACCCTCATGGCCGCGACGGCCCATGCCCATGCCACCCTCGAACAGGCAGAGGCCACGGTGGGGGCGACGACCAAGATCACCCTGCGCGTGCCCCACGGCTGCGAAGGCGAGGCGACCCATACGGTGCGGATCGAGATCCCCGAAGGGTTCTATGCCGTGAAGCCGATGCCCAAGCCGGGCTGGGCGCTGGAGACGGAGATTGGCGCCTACGAAACCCCCTATGACAACCACGGAACGATGATGACCGAGGGCGTTCGTGCGGTGGTGTGGAGCGGCGGCGACCTGGCCGACGCGCATTACGACGAGTTCGTGCTTCGCGGATCGGTGGGCAAGCAGTTCGACGGGGGCGAGGTGATCTACTTCCCTGCCGTGCAGACCTGCGCCAATGGCGTGGCCGACTGGACCGACACCAGCGGCGCCCCCGATGTGCCCAACCCCGCGCCCAAGCTGACGCTGGTGGCGGCGGACGGGGCCGATGCCCATGCCCATGCCGGCCACGCGGGTCATGGCATGGCCGACAAGGTCACCCTCGGCGCGCTCGAGATCACCGCGCCTGCCGCCGCTGCGACCCTGCCCAACCAGCCGGTGGCCGGGGGCTTTGTGACCATCACCAACACCGGGGCGGAGGATGACGTGCTGGTAGGTGCCAGCTCAGCCGTTGCCGGTCGCATCGAGGTGCACGAGATGGCGATGGAGGGCGATGTGATGAAGATGCGCGCGCTGGCCGAGGGCTTGGCCGTCCCCGCCGGGGAGACGGTGACGCTGAAGCCGGGCGGCTATCACATCATGTTCATGGATCTGGCCGGGCCGATGGAGGCGGGCACCAGCGCCGAGGTGGAGCTGGAGTTCCGCGACGCCGGCAAGGTGGTCGTGACCTTCCCCGTGAAGCCGCGCGACGAGATCGGCGCGGGCGGGCACGCCCACGGCGGGCATGGCCACTCCGGGCATGAGGGCAACTGA
- a CDS encoding SCO family protein codes for MGIDLGHGDYVLAGTDGQPFTEDTLRGAPTAVFFGFAHCPEVCPTTLSDIDRWQAELADAGEDPLRTYFVTVDPERDTVEMMADYVGWVPDVVGVSGSRDEIDKAIRAFRVYASKVPLEGGDYTMDHSAFVLLFDDRGNFFEPIRYQEELESAMAKIRQVTAM; via the coding sequence GTGGGGATCGACCTCGGGCATGGCGACTACGTGCTCGCGGGCACCGACGGGCAGCCCTTTACTGAAGACACCCTGCGCGGCGCGCCGACGGCAGTGTTCTTCGGCTTTGCCCATTGCCCCGAGGTCTGCCCGACGACGCTGTCGGACATCGACCGGTGGCAGGCAGAGCTGGCCGACGCGGGCGAGGACCCGCTTCGCACCTACTTCGTCACTGTGGACCCGGAGCGGGACACGGTAGAAATGATGGCCGATTACGTGGGCTGGGTGCCCGACGTGGTGGGCGTGTCGGGCAGCCGCGATGAGATCGACAAGGCGATCCGGGCCTTTCGGGTCTACGCCTCGAAGGTGCCGCTGGAGGGGGGCGACTACACGATGGACCACTCGGCCTTCGTGCTGCTGTTCGACGATCGTGGCAACTTCTTCGAGCCGATCCGATACCAGGAGGAGCTGGAGAGCGCGATGGCCAAGATCCGGCAGGTCACGGCCATGTGA
- the rplJ gene encoding 50S ribosomal protein L10 — MDRAQKEKVVEELGQIFESSGVVVVSHYEGLTVAEMQDLRARMREAGGSVRVAKNKLAKIALEGKPCASIADLLTGMTVLTYSEDPVAAAKVVDKFAKDNSKLEILGGAMGETALDVDGVKAVAQMPSREELIASIVGCIGAPASNIAGAIGAPASNIASILSTIEEKAA, encoded by the coding sequence GTGGATAGAGCCCAGAAAGAGAAAGTGGTCGAGGAACTCGGCCAGATTTTCGAAAGCTCTGGCGTCGTTGTGGTCTCCCACTACGAGGGTCTCACGGTTGCCGAGATGCAGGACCTGCGCGCGCGTATGCGTGAAGCTGGCGGGTCGGTCCGCGTCGCCAAGAACAAGCTCGCCAAGATCGCCCTGGAAGGGAAGCCTTGCGCCAGCATCGCCGATCTTCTGACGGGTATGACCGTGCTCACCTACTCCGAAGACCCCGTGGCTGCGGCCAAGGTCGTGGACAAGTTCGCCAAGGACAACTCGAAGCTCGAGATCCTCGGCGGCGCGATGGGTGAGACCGCTCTGGACGTCGACGGTGTGAAGGCCGTTGCGCAGATGCCCAGCCGCGAGGAGCTCATTGCTTCCATCGTGGGCTGCATCGGTGCACCCGCTTCCAACATCGCCGGTGCCATTGGCGCGCCTGCTTCGAATATCGCCAGCATTCTTTCGACCATCGAAGAGAAAGCTGCGTAA
- the rplL gene encoding 50S ribosomal protein L7/L12, whose translation MADLKKLAEEIVGLTLLEAQELKTILKDEYGIEPAAGGAVMMAGPAAGGDAGAAAEEKTEFDVILKSAGAQKINVIKEVRAITGLGLKEAKELVEAGGKAVKEQVSKAEADDIKAKLEAAGAEIELK comes from the coding sequence ATGGCTGATCTGAAGAAACTTGCTGAAGAGATCGTGGGTCTGACCCTTCTCGAAGCCCAGGAACTGAAAACCATCCTCAAGGACGAGTACGGCATCGAGCCCGCCGCTGGCGGCGCTGTGATGATGGCCGGTCCGGCTGCCGGCGGCGACGCCGGTGCGGCTGCCGAGGAAAAGACCGAGTTCGACGTGATCCTCAAGAGCGCCGGCGCTCAGAAGATCAACGTGATCAAGGAAGTCCGCGCCATCACCGGCCTGGGCCTGAAAGAGGCCAAGGAGCTGGTGGAAGCCGGTGGCAAGGCTGTCAAGGAGCAGGTCTCCAAAGCCGAAGCCGACGACATCAAGGCGAAACTCGAAGCCGCTGGCGCCGAGATCGAGCTCAAGTGA